The genomic DNA TTTGTAATCAAAGTGAATATTTCGAGTCCCTAAAACACCTTCATAACCAGTGTAGAAAATATCAAGAAGATAGCGATTACCTGCAGAGGCTTCATCGTATTGATAACTAATTTCATTGCTGTGAGTATCGCGGGTGGTATCTTGCAGCCAAGTAGAAGCAAGGTTTAATCCTACGGGGACAATACGACTGTTACTTGATTGACCCAATAAATGTTGAGTACCATTCACTTCAGAAGCAACAAAGTAAACACTGCTGCTATTTAGTCCGCCACCTAATTGTTGCACAATAACAGAACCATCGCGCTCGGTTTGATAATAGGTGCCAGAGGTGCCGTATTGCCCAACAGAACCGCCATTAGTCGGAGATACTGCCACTAAGCGACTACCGTTGTAACAAATTTTATCGTCTACACTAAAAGTGCTATTAATCGTTGAGTCATCTAGATCATAAATATTAGAACAGCGGGAAATGCTAGAATTGGCTGATAAACTCCAGCCCATGCCGGCAATTCCTTCACCAGATTGACTGTTGTAGTTTAGCGATAAGCTAGGTTGAACGCCCTTACGACCTGGAGCAATAGTCAAAGGCACTGAATAAGAAAATGCACCGCCATCAACGCCGGCATTACCTTTTATTTCACCCACTAAGTCGCTTTGCTCTGGTGATACGGGACTGTTCGCTGCATCAGATATCTCATTAATATCAACTAACGCTACAGAAAGGACATTGAATGACGCTGTGCTTATCGATGAATATTGATTGGTTGAACTCTTAGCTCTAACGTTGACCTGATGTATTCCAATTGCCTGCATTCCAAAATCATAGTTGTAGGGTGAGCTTGTGTCGGGATACCAAGCGGAGTTATCTATTGAAAACTCTACTGCACTAATATCGCTATCATTATCAGATGCACTTGCCGTTACAAATAAAGATTGTGATTCATATAAGTCAGGAATTGGCGTTAAGCTGACAATAGGAAGATCATCGACGGCATTGACTGTCACAACGAATGCAACAGTACTGCTTAAACTGCCATCGGATACGGTAATACTAATAGTCGATTTTCCAGCTTGGTTCGCCACGGGTGTCACACTCACCGTACGGTTGGCACCACTGCCGCCCAATATCACATTGGCGGTCGGAACGAGTGCCGTATTGCTTGAACTGCGACTCACTGACAACGAACCTGCGGCCGTTTCAGCATCACCTATGGTAAAGGCAATAATGCCCGTATTGCTGTCTTCATTGATACTGCGGTTGCTGATATTGCTAATGGTGGGGGCGTCATTCACCGCATTGACTGTCACAACAAATGTGCGGGTGTAACTTAAACTGCCATCGGATACGGTAATAGTGATCGTTGCGCTACCGGATTGGTTCGCCGCGGGTATCACATTCACCGTTCGGTTGGCACCACTGCCGCCCGACCTATATGGATATTGGTAATGTCATTATGATGTCGGGAAAATCATTGACCATGTGCTTCAAGGCATCCTACCTATCAGAGTCAGGCTAGCTTCCGCGGTACAGATTGTTCATTAGCATCTGACCCATATGGATATGGGAAATATCATTATGATGTAAGGAACAGCGTTGACCATGCCGCCACAACGTTAGTGGCCGTAGGCCATAGCGTTAAACAACCCGTGGACTCGGTTAACACGATGACCGAATAAACGCTAAGCGGCAATCTATCGGCAACAAAAAGCTCACAAGGTGTTAAATCAAACTCTAAACAGCCCTTTTTTGGATTTAATCATTGTTTTCTCACCTGAATGAGCATTAGATATACAGAGGTTGTATTTGAAGGAAGAAATCATTGAATGAAAAATATTATTTGCGACATTGATGGTGTATTACTGCACGACAACAAGCTCATTCCCGGAAGTGACAAGTTTATTCACCGTGTGCTTGAACAAGGCAACCCGCTGGTCATCCTCACCAATTATCCGGTCCAAACCGGTAAAGACTTACAAAACCGTCTCGGCGCGGCAGGCATTAATGTGCCAGAAAGTTGCTTTTACACTTCAGCTATGGCCACTGCCGACTTTCTTAAACACCAAACCGGCAATAAAGCCTTTGTGATTGGCGAAGGTGCACTTACCCATGAGTTGTACAACGCAGGTTTCACCATAACCGATATTAACCCAGATTTTGTTATTGTCGGTGAAACCCGCGCTTACAACTGGGACATGATCCATAAAGCATCTCGCTTTGTTGCTGGCGGCGCACGCTTTATTGCCACCAATCCAGATACTCATGGCGCAGACTTTAGCCCTGCATGTGGCGCGTTATGCGCAGCGATTGAACGTATCACAGGTAAAATGCCATTTTATGTGGGTAAACCAAGCTCGTGGATTATTCGCTCAGCCTTGAATCATATTCAGGGGCACTCTGAAAACACCGTAATTATTGGCGACAACATGCAAACCGATATTCTCGCAGGCTTTCAAGCAGGACTTGAAACCATTTTGGTCACCAGTGGCGTGAGCCAAATGATTGATATTGACAAAGAACCTTTTAGACCTAATCACGTGTTTGCATGCGCGGCCGATATTGATGTCGTTTAATCGATATCTTTACTGAGTGACAGTTTGATTGTCTCGCCATTAAATTAATGCTCGATACTGATACGCGATACACTATTTTATCGCAAGGTAAACCCTTTAATATAGAATAGTACTCATATGATTGCGGGAGTAAAACGTCCAATATCGCTTAAGCACTATTGATTCACGTCAACAAGATCAAATAGTTAATAAGATAAGTGTCAACGACACAATTTACATTAGGTAACACAATTCCAAGCCAGCGACCTTGTTTTCAGGCACTGGCTTGCCCCATTATGCTTGTCTGAAATAACAATAAATAATAATAACAGGACATAGCATGAAACGATTGTTGCCTTTTTGCGCCATTGCCTTGCTGACAGCATGCAATAGTGACGATGCTAAACACGCTTCGACCGAACAAATTGCCCCAGCTAAAGTCACTGCTGTGACGTTTAATGAACAACGCTTTAGAACCGACATCGAAACATTATCGTCTGATAAGTTTGAAGGTCGGGCGCCCACCACCCAAGGTGAAAAACTTACCCTAGAATATTTATCCGCTGCCTTCACTCAAATGGGGCTTAAAGGCGCCTATAACGGCAGTTTTCTGCAACCAGTTCCAATGGTAAGCTACACCGCCAGCGAGCAACAACGAATTAATTTAGCTGGCATGGACATGCAGTATCGCCAAGATATTGTGCTAGGCAGTCGTCATGATAACCACCAAGTCAGTATTAAAGATGCGCCATTAGTGTTCGTCGGTTACGGTATTAATGCACCAGAATACGGCTGGAATGATTACCAAGACCTCGACATGAAAGGCAAAATTGCCATCATTTTAGTTAATGATCCAGGCTTTGCTCATCCTCAAGGGGCGAAGTTTAATGGTAAGGCGATGACTTACTATGGCCGTTGGACTTATAAGTTTGAAGAAGCCAGTCGCCAAGGAGCATTGGGCGCTATCATTATCCATGAGACTGAACCCGCTTCCTATCCCTGGTCGGTAGTCGAAAATAGCTGGATTGGAGCTCAACAAGACTTAGTCCTTAGCCAAGCAGAACAAGATCAACGGGTTCAAGTTGAAGGATGGTTAACCCTAGACAGTGCAACTGCCTTGTTTGACAAAGCCGGTCTATCATTAACATCGTTAATGGATCGCGCGGCCAACAGTTCACTCAATGTCAATTTAGCCCAAACTGCCAGCATTGAATTTGCTAACAAAACAGAGTATGCCGACAGTTATAATGTGGTTGCGACGTTAGCCGGCAGCACTCAGGCCAATCAGCATATTCTATTCACGGCCCACTGGGATCATCTCGGTAAAGATGACACCAAAGACGGTGACCAAATTTATAATGGCGCATTAGATAATTCCTCTGGCACTGCGGGTATTTTAGAAATTGCCCGCCAGTTTGCGCAGCAAGCCGAACAAGGTCATGGCTTAGCCCGCTCATTAACCTTTATTGCCACTACGGGTGAAGAACAAGGCTTATTAGGCTCTCGTTACTATGCTGCTAATCCTATTTATCCCATTGATAAAACGGTCGCTGTTTTTAACCTAGACAGCACCAATGTGTATGGCAAAACCAAAGACTACACCATAGTTGGCAAAGGTCAGTCTGAGTTAGAAAACTATTTAGACCGCGCTGCAGCTAAACAGGATCGGATTAGCAAGGGCGAACTTAACCCAGCATCAGGCGGATTTTTCCGTTCAGACCACTTCAGTTTTGCCAAATTAGGTGTACCGGCAGTATTTGCCGGTGGGGGTAACGAACCGCTTGATGAAGCAACAGCACAATACAAAACTGCAATGCTGGTGAAAATGAAAGGCTGCTATCATAACGTCTGCGACGATTATCGTCCTGAATGGGACTTATCCGGATCATTACAAGATTTAGGCGTGTATTACCAAGCCGCAGCTGAGCTAGGTAATAATCAAGATTGGCCAGGATACTTTGCCGGTTCTGAATTTAATCAATTACGTCCTGCAGATTAATACAACACCACCCTATTCCGTCCCCCAAAACAAGGATTGGCCCATCATGTATTTGATGGGCTTTTTTTATTGGTATTTGGTGCTATTAGCATTTATGTCATTAGTCTTTGAGTTAATCCTCTGGATAAACGGTACTCACACTTTACTCAATTCATTTAGCGCTTCGATGGCTAAAGCCGCCTTTTCTGTTTGCACAAAAATATGGTCATGATAATACGCGGCAATAACATTAGCGCTAATGCCTTTTTCGGTGAGTTTATTGGCCACTGCAGCCGTTAAACCGACGGCATCAAGGCTAGAGTGTACCGTTAAGGTAATGCCTTTAAATACTGATTCAAATGACA from Shewanella psychromarinicola includes the following:
- a CDS encoding HAD-IIA family hydrolase, whose translation is MKNIICDIDGVLLHDNKLIPGSDKFIHRVLEQGNPLVILTNYPVQTGKDLQNRLGAAGINVPESCFYTSAMATADFLKHQTGNKAFVIGEGALTHELYNAGFTITDINPDFVIVGETRAYNWDMIHKASRFVAGGARFIATNPDTHGADFSPACGALCAAIERITGKMPFYVGKPSSWIIRSALNHIQGHSENTVIIGDNMQTDILAGFQAGLETILVTSGVSQMIDIDKEPFRPNHVFACAADIDVV
- a CDS encoding M28 family metallopeptidase; translation: MKRLLPFCAIALLTACNSDDAKHASTEQIAPAKVTAVTFNEQRFRTDIETLSSDKFEGRAPTTQGEKLTLEYLSAAFTQMGLKGAYNGSFLQPVPMVSYTASEQQRINLAGMDMQYRQDIVLGSRHDNHQVSIKDAPLVFVGYGINAPEYGWNDYQDLDMKGKIAIILVNDPGFAHPQGAKFNGKAMTYYGRWTYKFEEASRQGALGAIIIHETEPASYPWSVVENSWIGAQQDLVLSQAEQDQRVQVEGWLTLDSATALFDKAGLSLTSLMDRAANSSLNVNLAQTASIEFANKTEYADSYNVVATLAGSTQANQHILFTAHWDHLGKDDTKDGDQIYNGALDNSSGTAGILEIARQFAQQAEQGHGLARSLTFIATTGEEQGLLGSRYYAANPIYPIDKTVAVFNLDSTNVYGKTKDYTIVGKGQSELENYLDRAAAKQDRISKGELNPASGGFFRSDHFSFAKLGVPAVFAGGGNEPLDEATAQYKTAMLVKMKGCYHNVCDDYRPEWDLSGSLQDLGVYYQAAAELGNNQDWPGYFAGSEFNQLRPAD
- a CDS encoding ACT domain-containing protein, producing the protein MVGETNLTALLASISPVLLDDEYVFCSVQGQYGDYQTLSPLATFRESEGLTLVLTKAAAIEGGLSFESVFKGITLTVHSSLDAVGLTAAVANKLTEKGISANVIAAYYHDHIFVQTEKAALAIEALNELSKV